In one Bradyrhizobium cosmicum genomic region, the following are encoded:
- a CDS encoding GFA family protein, producing the protein MHATGGCHCGKIRYEVNGDVMVHALCHCADCRRHSGAPMVGWVMYPLEAVKVVQGQPKIYRSSEHGRRHFCAECGTGLFYINENMLPGIIDIQSGTFDEADAVPAMMHIQVAERLPWMELAHELPVFERFPPQQ; encoded by the coding sequence ATGCATGCGACCGGCGGCTGCCATTGTGGAAAGATTCGCTACGAGGTGAACGGCGACGTGATGGTTCACGCGCTCTGTCATTGCGCGGATTGCCGTCGCCATTCTGGCGCACCGATGGTCGGCTGGGTCATGTATCCGCTTGAGGCAGTCAAGGTGGTGCAGGGCCAACCGAAGATCTATCGTTCGTCTGAGCACGGACGACGGCACTTCTGCGCCGAATGTGGCACTGGACTTTTCTACATCAACGAAAACATGCTGCCCGGTATCATCGACATTCAGAGCGGCACGTTTGATGAGGCCGATGCCGTTCCGGCTATGATGCATATCCAGGTCGCCGAGCGGTTGCCCTGGATGGAGCTGGCCCATGAACTTCCGGTCTTTGAGCGCTTCCCTCCGCAGCAATGA
- a CDS encoding phosphorylase encodes MTLGTGDYLTAGNAIDPRPILIVTGLVQEARIAAGPGMAVICSSSSPTQLRALLTVLDPNTIRGVISFGVAGGLDPTLRSGDVVLATEVLSGDTRWAAGLSLGNDLIDRLTSGRRRVVRGSLAGAEEVVTGRSGKAALHSETGASAVDMESHIAAAYAAEAGLPFAAVRVISDPAHRALPALARAAIKPNGQIDLAAVLRGIVRNPATLHALVSTGIDFNRALRSLRGCRDFLIGTELIESEPMVSKAA; translated from the coding sequence GTGACTTTGGGGACGGGGGACTATCTTACCGCGGGCAATGCCATTGATCCGCGGCCCATCTTGATTGTGACCGGACTGGTTCAGGAGGCCCGCATCGCGGCCGGGCCCGGAATGGCGGTCATTTGCTCGTCGAGCAGCCCGACCCAGTTGCGGGCGCTCCTGACGGTGCTCGATCCCAATACGATTCGCGGCGTGATCTCGTTTGGCGTGGCCGGCGGGCTCGACCCGACGCTGCGCTCCGGCGACGTCGTGCTGGCGACCGAAGTGCTCTCCGGCGATACCCGCTGGGCCGCCGGCCTGTCGCTCGGCAACGACCTGATCGACCGCCTGACGTCGGGCCGCCGCCGCGTGGTGCGCGGCAGCCTCGCCGGCGCCGAGGAAGTGGTCACCGGGCGCTCCGGCAAGGCGGCGCTGCATTCGGAGACAGGGGCCTCCGCCGTCGACATGGAAAGCCACATCGCGGCCGCCTACGCCGCCGAGGCCGGCTTGCCGTTCGCCGCGGTCCGCGTCATCAGCGATCCCGCCCACCGCGCGCTGCCGGCGCTCGCCCGCGCCGCCATCAAGCCGAACGGCCAGATCGACCTCGCCGCCGTCCTGCGCGGCATCGTCCGCAATCCGGCCACGCTGCATGCGCTGGTCTCGACCGGCATCGACTTCAACCGCGCGCTGCGCTCCTTGCGCGGCTGCCGCGATTTTCTGATCGGCACCGAGCTGATCGAGAGCGAGCCGATGGTGTCGAAGGCGGCCTGA
- a CDS encoding sigma-70 family RNA polymerase sigma factor: MPAIDDLQKAQRFREAALPYLDDVYTLARYLLRDASDAEDAVQECYLRALKHFDSYRGPAMKPWLFAILRNVCNAEYARRAHRHSAIEDTPGAAEQTPIWQESEASPETEVLRSRDAGAIRKMIDALAEPFKETFVLREINNLSYREIAEAAGVPVGTVMSRLARARAMLRAAWTAEEEQAR, from the coding sequence GCCATCGACGATCTGCAGAAGGCACAGCGCTTCCGCGAGGCGGCGCTGCCCTATCTCGACGACGTCTACACGCTCGCGCGCTATCTGCTGCGCGACGCCTCCGACGCCGAGGATGCGGTGCAGGAGTGCTATCTGCGTGCGCTGAAGCATTTCGACAGCTACCGCGGGCCTGCGATGAAGCCGTGGCTGTTCGCGATCCTGCGCAACGTCTGCAACGCCGAATATGCGCGGCGCGCGCACAGGCACAGCGCGATCGAGGACACGCCCGGCGCCGCCGAGCAGACGCCGATATGGCAGGAGAGCGAAGCGAGCCCTGAAACCGAGGTGCTGCGCAGCCGCGATGCCGGTGCGATCCGCAAGATGATCGACGCGCTCGCCGAACCGTTCAAGGAAACATTCGTGCTGCGGGAGATCAACAACCTGTCATATCGTGAAATCGCCGAGGCCGCCGGCGTGCCCGTCGGCACCGTGATGTCTCGCCTCGCCCGCGCCCGCGCCATGCTGCGCGCGGCCTGGACGGCGGAAGAGGAGCAAGCAAGATGA
- a CDS encoding DUF2147 domain-containing protein, which translates to MRLALYTGILLAGGYTCLTPALAADPTGDWRVADGVANIRVAQCNGSMWGAVSWEKQPGGRDEYNPDASKKNRPTLGMATLIDMKKKPGIDQWEGQVYNAKDGQLYSATITPAGADQLEIKGCVMGFLCGGETWTRVGPPIPLSPSNAMAKGAPKPGTPPKAAGTTVAAAAPAPAAPKAATAAKPGQKGAADPVGDICLLPEIAGFAH; encoded by the coding sequence ATGCGTTTGGCCCTTTACACCGGAATATTACTGGCAGGCGGTTACACCTGCCTGACACCTGCGCTTGCCGCCGATCCCACCGGCGACTGGCGGGTCGCCGACGGCGTCGCCAACATTCGCGTTGCCCAATGCAATGGCAGCATGTGGGGCGCGGTTTCCTGGGAAAAGCAGCCCGGTGGACGCGACGAATACAATCCGGATGCATCAAAAAAGAACAGGCCGACGCTCGGCATGGCGACCCTGATCGACATGAAGAAGAAGCCCGGCATCGATCAGTGGGAGGGGCAGGTCTACAATGCGAAAGATGGCCAGCTCTACAGCGCGACCATCACGCCGGCCGGGGCCGACCAGCTCGAAATCAAGGGCTGCGTGATGGGCTTTCTCTGCGGCGGCGAGACCTGGACCCGGGTCGGTCCTCCGATTCCCTTGAGCCCCTCGAACGCGATGGCCAAGGGCGCGCCCAAGCCCGGTACACCTCCTAAAGCTGCAGGCACGACGGTTGCCGCAGCGGCGCCTGCCCCCGCGGCCCCGAAGGCCGCCACTGCGGCCAAGCCCGGTCAGAAGGGCGCCGCCGACCCGGTCGGCGACATCTGCCTACTCCCTGAGATTGCGGGGTTTGCCCATTAG
- a CDS encoding outer membrane protein: MKRIAFAALAALAATSASAADMAASNYTKAPAMAAVASWTGFYAGLNVGYGFNDPVATFTANDVVSNSIIGNVGTAASPVAYDVKGVLGGAQAGYNWQVSPNWLIGFEADFQGSDIKGSAASPYAVIGRPGQIEAQQNVEWFGTLRARAGLLATSKLLVYGTGGFAYGSVREDSILSNTIGFTAVAGGGGVSAVCAAAAACYTGPTTKILTGYAVGGGFEYATWRNVSLKAEYLYVNLGSSNITSTAPATPGTTASTIGTHFSDLDFHVVRVGANYHF, translated from the coding sequence TTGAAAAGAATTGCTTTCGCCGCGCTCGCAGCGCTGGCGGCCACCTCCGCGTCGGCTGCCGACATGGCTGCTTCCAACTATACGAAAGCGCCAGCGATGGCCGCCGTCGCAAGTTGGACCGGCTTCTATGCCGGCCTCAACGTTGGCTATGGGTTCAATGATCCGGTTGCGACCTTTACGGCGAATGACGTCGTCTCCAATTCGATCATTGGAAACGTCGGTACGGCCGCATCGCCGGTCGCCTACGACGTCAAGGGTGTTCTCGGCGGCGCGCAGGCTGGTTACAATTGGCAGGTATCGCCGAACTGGTTGATCGGCTTTGAGGCGGATTTTCAGGGCAGCGACATCAAGGGATCTGCGGCGTCTCCCTACGCGGTTATCGGGCGACCGGGTCAGATCGAAGCGCAACAGAATGTCGAATGGTTCGGAACGCTTCGCGCGCGCGCCGGATTGCTCGCGACCAGCAAGCTGCTCGTCTACGGCACCGGCGGCTTCGCCTACGGATCGGTCCGCGAAGATTCCATTCTCAGCAACACGATCGGTTTCACCGCCGTGGCGGGAGGTGGTGGCGTGAGCGCTGTCTGCGCGGCTGCGGCAGCCTGCTACACGGGACCAACGACCAAAATCCTGACCGGCTACGCGGTGGGCGGCGGATTTGAGTACGCCACCTGGCGAAACGTTTCCTTGAAGGCCGAGTATCTCTACGTCAATCTCGGAAGCAGCAACATCACATCAACGGCGCCTGCGACTCCTGGTACGACGGCTTCGACCATCGGCACGCACTTCAGTGATCTCGACTTTCATGTCGTGCGCGTCGGCGCCAACTATCACTTCTGA
- a CDS encoding MMPL family transporter, giving the protein MLQSVVVAIVRACTRFASLVVVLGLLLSVGAGYYTSQHFAINTDINSLIAQNLDWRQRDQQFDRAFDRDATILAVVEARTPEMATAASDALFAKLKDNKTDFQSMQQLGTGEFFEKNGLLFLPTDEVAKTTSQFESAAPLIEIMAGDPSIRGLTGALETGLAGVKRGQVKLDNTARPFNQIAQTVETVLNKGNASFSWRELVSDEPLSDSDKRAFIEFKPILDYNALEPGKGATDAIRKAAADLDFATKYQARVRLTGPVPIANEEYATVQEGAVVNGVGTVLVVLLILWMALHSSKIIFAVFVNLFVGLALTTAAGLMMVGSFNLLSIAFAVLFVGLGVDFGIQYSVRYRSERYKHDDLSGALVLAAKRSAVPLSLAAMATAAGFLCFLPTDYKGISELGQIAGVGMLVAFLSSITVLPAMLKLLNPPGEQEPVGYAFLAPLDHFLETHRVLVVGGTLLLAVAGLPLLYFLKFDFNPMNLRNPKAESIATFLDLRKDPNTGANAINVMTTSEEQARQVEAKLEKVPEVLRVMSLDSFVPEDQQPKLKLIAQGAKVLNPALNPDQVDAAPTDKENVDSLKSSVDNLRRTAGDDKGPGAVASRRLADALQKLADGDEATRNKAQDVFVTPLKIVFDQLRNAMQAGPVTLNSLPPELVSAWKSKDGIIRVEAQPKGDPNDNDTLRKFAAAVLIAEPTAIGGPVSILKSGDTVVKAFIHAGIYALLVIGLLLWVTLRRFVDVLMTLVPLLVAGAVTLEICVLIGLPLNFANIVAFPLLLGVGVAFKIYYVVAWRSGRTNLLQTSLTRAIFFSALTTATAFGSLWLSSHPGTSSMGKLLALSLVTTLAAVLLFQPALMGKPRNLRE; this is encoded by the coding sequence GTGCTGCAAAGCGTCGTCGTTGCCATCGTCAGGGCCTGCACCCGGTTTGCCTCCCTCGTCGTCGTTCTCGGTCTCCTGCTGTCGGTGGGGGCCGGCTATTACACATCGCAGCACTTCGCCATCAACACCGACATCAATTCGCTGATTGCCCAAAATCTGGACTGGCGCCAGCGCGACCAGCAATTCGACCGCGCCTTCGACCGCGACGCGACGATTCTCGCGGTCGTCGAGGCAAGGACGCCCGAAATGGCGACCGCGGCGTCGGACGCGCTGTTCGCGAAGCTGAAGGACAACAAGACCGACTTCCAGTCGATGCAACAGCTCGGCACCGGCGAGTTCTTCGAGAAGAACGGTCTGCTTTTCCTGCCGACTGACGAGGTCGCCAAGACCACGAGCCAGTTCGAGTCCGCGGCGCCACTGATCGAGATCATGGCGGGCGACCCCTCGATCCGCGGCCTGACCGGCGCGCTGGAAACGGGACTTGCCGGCGTCAAGCGCGGCCAGGTCAAGCTCGACAACACCGCGCGGCCCTTCAACCAGATCGCCCAGACGGTGGAGACGGTGCTCAACAAGGGCAATGCGAGCTTCTCCTGGCGCGAGCTCGTCAGCGACGAGCCGCTGTCGGATTCCGACAAGCGCGCATTCATCGAGTTCAAGCCGATCCTCGACTACAACGCGCTGGAGCCCGGCAAGGGCGCCACCGATGCGATTCGCAAGGCTGCGGCCGATTTGGATTTCGCGACCAAATACCAGGCGCGGGTGCGGCTGACGGGCCCGGTCCCGATTGCCAACGAGGAGTACGCTACCGTCCAGGAAGGCGCCGTCGTCAACGGTGTCGGCACTGTTCTCGTCGTGCTGCTGATCCTGTGGATGGCGCTGCATTCGTCGAAGATCATCTTCGCGGTATTCGTCAATCTCTTCGTCGGCCTTGCGCTGACGACCGCTGCCGGCCTGATGATGGTCGGCTCGTTCAACTTGCTGTCGATCGCGTTCGCCGTGCTGTTCGTGGGACTGGGCGTCGATTTCGGTATCCAGTACAGCGTCCGCTACCGCTCGGAGCGCTACAAGCACGACGATCTCTCCGGCGCGCTGGTGCTTGCAGCCAAGCGCTCCGCGGTGCCGCTGTCGCTGGCAGCGATGGCGACCGCGGCCGGCTTCCTCTGTTTCCTGCCGACCGATTACAAGGGCATCTCGGAGCTCGGCCAGATCGCCGGCGTCGGCATGCTGGTGGCGTTCCTCTCCAGCATCACGGTACTGCCCGCGATGCTGAAGCTGTTGAACCCGCCCGGTGAGCAGGAGCCGGTCGGCTACGCCTTCCTGGCGCCGCTCGATCACTTCCTTGAGACCCACCGCGTTCTGGTTGTCGGTGGCACGCTGCTACTGGCGGTCGCCGGCCTGCCGCTGCTCTACTTCCTGAAGTTCGACTTCAACCCGATGAACCTGCGCAACCCGAAGGCGGAATCGATCGCGACCTTCCTCGACCTGCGCAAGGATCCGAACACCGGCGCCAATGCCATCAACGTGATGACCACGTCGGAAGAGCAGGCGAGACAAGTCGAGGCGAAGCTGGAGAAGGTGCCGGAGGTGCTGCGGGTGATGTCGCTCGACAGCTTCGTGCCTGAGGACCAGCAGCCGAAGCTGAAGCTGATCGCGCAGGGCGCCAAGGTGCTGAACCCCGCGCTCAATCCTGACCAGGTGGACGCCGCGCCCACGGACAAGGAAAACGTCGATTCGCTGAAGTCCTCGGTCGACAATCTGCGCAGGACCGCGGGTGACGACAAGGGCCCCGGCGCGGTCGCCTCGCGCCGGCTGGCGGATGCGCTTCAGAAGCTCGCCGATGGCGACGAGGCCACGCGCAACAAGGCGCAGGACGTGTTCGTCACGCCGCTGAAGATCGTGTTCGACCAGCTCAGGAACGCGATGCAGGCCGGGCCGGTCACTCTGAACTCACTGCCCCCCGAACTCGTCAGCGCCTGGAAGAGCAAGGACGGCATCATTCGCGTCGAGGCGCAGCCGAAGGGCGATCCCAACGACAACGACACGCTGCGCAAATTTGCGGCGGCCGTGCTCATTGCCGAGCCGACCGCGATCGGCGGACCGGTCTCGATCCTTAAATCCGGCGACACCGTGGTGAAGGCATTCATCCACGCCGGCATCTACGCGCTGCTGGTGATTGGCCTTCTGCTGTGGGTCACGCTGCGGCGTTTCGTCGACGTGCTGATGACGCTGGTGCCGCTGCTGGTTGCGGGCGCGGTGACGCTCGAGATTTGCGTGTTGATCGGCCTGCCGCTCAACTTCGCCAATATCGTCGCGTTCCCGCTGCTGCTCGGCGTCGGCGTCGCCTTCAAGATCTACTATGTCGTGGCGTGGCGCTCGGGCAGAACAAATCTGCTTCAGACCAGCCTGACGCGTGCGATCTTTTTCAGTGCGTTGACCACGGCGACGGCGTTCGGCAGCCTGTGGCTGTCGAGCCATCCCGGCACGTCCAGCATGGGCAAGCTGCTCGCGCTCTCGCTGGTGACGACGCTTGCCGCGGTGTTGCTGTTTCAGCCGGCCCTAATGGGCAAACCCCGCAATCTCAGGGAGTAG
- the hpnH gene encoding adenosyl-hopene transferase HpnH, whose amino-acid sequence MAIPFFKEMRIGAYLLKQKMLGRKRYPLVLMLEPLFRCNLACVGCGKIDYPDAILNRRMTAQECWDAADECGAPMVAIPGGEPLIHKEIGEIVRGLVARKKFVSLCTNALLLEKKLDLFEPSPYLFFSVHLDGLKDHHDKAVSQKGVFDRAVSAIKAAKARGFTVNVNATIFDGHPAEEIAKFLDLTVELGVGVSMSPGYAYERAPDQEHFLNRTKTKKLFRDVFAMGKGKKWNFMHSGLFLDFLAGNQEYECTPWGMPARNIFGWQKPCYLLGEGYAKTFKELMDTTDWETYGTGKYEKCADCMAHCGYEPTAATAALNNPIKAMWVSLRGIRTTGPMAPEIDMSKQRPAQYIFSAEVQKRLSEIRKDEAAAAQEKAARKASTAA is encoded by the coding sequence ATGGCTATCCCCTTCTTCAAGGAAATGCGTATCGGCGCCTATCTGCTCAAGCAGAAAATGCTCGGCCGCAAACGCTATCCGCTCGTGCTGATGCTGGAGCCGCTGTTTCGCTGCAACCTCGCCTGCGTCGGCTGCGGCAAGATCGATTACCCGGATGCGATCCTCAACCGCCGCATGACGGCGCAGGAGTGCTGGGACGCGGCCGACGAGTGCGGCGCGCCGATGGTCGCCATTCCCGGCGGCGAGCCGCTGATCCACAAGGAGATCGGCGAAATCGTGCGCGGCCTCGTGGCGCGCAAGAAGTTCGTCTCGCTCTGCACCAACGCGCTGCTGCTGGAGAAGAAGCTCGACCTGTTCGAGCCCTCGCCCTACCTGTTCTTCTCCGTGCATCTGGACGGCCTCAAGGACCATCACGACAAGGCCGTGTCGCAGAAGGGCGTGTTCGACCGCGCCGTCTCCGCGATCAAGGCAGCCAAGGCGCGCGGCTTCACCGTCAACGTCAACGCCACCATCTTCGACGGCCACCCGGCCGAGGAGATCGCGAAATTCCTCGACCTCACCGTCGAGCTCGGTGTCGGCGTCTCGATGTCGCCGGGCTACGCCTATGAGCGCGCGCCGGACCAGGAGCACTTCCTCAACCGCACCAAGACCAAGAAGCTGTTCCGCGACGTCTTCGCGATGGGCAAGGGCAAGAAGTGGAACTTCATGCATTCCGGCCTGTTCCTCGACTTCCTCGCCGGCAACCAGGAATACGAGTGCACCCCGTGGGGCATGCCCGCGCGCAACATCTTCGGCTGGCAGAAGCCCTGCTACCTGCTCGGTGAAGGCTACGCCAAGACTTTCAAGGAGCTGATGGACACCACCGACTGGGAAACCTACGGCACCGGCAAGTACGAGAAGTGCGCCGACTGTATGGCCCATTGCGGCTACGAGCCGACCGCCGCGACCGCGGCGCTCAACAACCCGATCAAGGCGATGTGGGTGTCGCTGCGCGGCATCCGGACCACGGGTCCGATGGCGCCGGAGATCGACATGAGCAAGCAGCGTCCGGCGCAGTACATCTTCTCGGCCGAAGTGCAGAAGCGCCTGTCGGAGATCCGCAAGGACGAAGCCGCGGCTGCACAGGAGAAGGCCGCGCGGAAGGCTTCGACGGCGGCGTAA
- the hpnO gene encoding aminobacteriohopanetriol synthase HpnO, with amino-acid sequence MQSQNPDMSQLFADRQAQRSALHNRYLNEQFVRVLKTIGYDVGFQKGQGQYLYDRDGARYLDLLSGFGVFAIGRNHPVMREALKSVLDADLPNLVQFDVSVLAGVLAERLLKYVPYLDKAFFANSGAECVEAAIKFARGATGRPGIVYCAHGYHGLTYGALSLTGDSNFRTGFEPLLPGCTSIPFNDLAALEKALASREVAAFVVEPIQGKGVNMPTDEFLPGAAALCKKYGTLFVADEIQTGMGRTGRFLAVEHWNVEPDMVLLSKSLSGGHVPVGAVLTRKAIFDKIFNQMDRAVVHGSTFSKNDLAMAAGIATLDVMESEKLIESAAKRGAELRLALTRMVPGYELLKEVRGKGLMIGIEFGPPKSLRLRASWNVLEAANKGLFCQLITVPLFKDHKILTQVAGHGSHTIKLLPPLTITEEDCNWIEKAFDDVIAGSHKVPGAIWSLGKTLVDNAVRRSA; translated from the coding sequence ATGCAAAGCCAAAATCCAGACATGTCTCAGCTATTCGCGGACCGTCAGGCCCAGCGCAGCGCCCTGCATAATCGGTATCTGAACGAGCAGTTCGTTCGGGTTCTCAAGACCATCGGTTACGATGTCGGCTTCCAGAAGGGGCAGGGGCAGTACCTCTACGATCGCGACGGCGCGCGCTATCTCGACCTGTTGTCCGGCTTTGGCGTGTTTGCGATCGGGCGCAATCATCCCGTCATGCGCGAGGCGCTCAAGAGCGTGCTCGATGCCGACCTGCCCAATCTGGTCCAGTTCGACGTCTCAGTGCTCGCCGGCGTGCTCGCCGAACGGCTCCTGAAGTACGTCCCCTATCTCGACAAGGCGTTCTTCGCCAATTCCGGCGCCGAATGCGTCGAAGCGGCGATCAAGTTCGCGCGAGGCGCGACTGGCCGCCCCGGCATCGTCTATTGCGCCCATGGCTATCACGGCCTGACCTATGGCGCGCTGTCGCTGACGGGTGATTCGAATTTCCGCACCGGCTTCGAACCGCTGCTGCCAGGCTGCACCTCGATCCCGTTCAATGACCTGGCCGCGCTCGAAAAGGCGCTGGCCTCGCGCGAGGTCGCGGCTTTCGTCGTCGAGCCGATCCAGGGCAAGGGCGTCAACATGCCCACGGACGAGTTCCTGCCCGGCGCAGCCGCGCTCTGCAAGAAATACGGCACGCTGTTCGTCGCCGACGAGATCCAGACCGGCATGGGCCGCACCGGCCGCTTCCTCGCGGTCGAGCACTGGAACGTCGAGCCCGACATGGTGCTGCTGTCGAAGTCGCTGTCCGGCGGCCATGTGCCTGTTGGCGCGGTGCTGACGCGCAAGGCCATCTTCGACAAGATCTTTAACCAGATGGACCGGGCCGTGGTGCATGGCTCCACCTTCTCGAAAAACGACCTTGCGATGGCCGCGGGCATTGCCACGCTCGACGTCATGGAGTCCGAGAAGCTCATCGAGTCCGCCGCCAAGCGTGGCGCCGAGCTGCGCCTCGCGCTGACGCGCATGGTGCCCGGCTACGAACTGCTGAAGGAAGTGCGCGGCAAGGGCCTGATGATCGGCATCGAGTTCGGACCACCGAAATCGCTGCGCCTGCGGGCTTCGTGGAATGTGCTGGAGGCCGCCAACAAGGGCCTGTTCTGCCAGCTCATCACCGTGCCGCTGTTCAAGGATCACAAGATCCTCACGCAAGTCGCCGGTCATGGCAGCCACACCATCAAGCTGCTGCCGCCGCTCACGATCACCGAAGAAGACTGCAACTGGATCGAGAAGGCGTTCGACGACGTCATCGCCGGCAGCCATAAGGTCCCCGGTGCGATCTGGTCGCTCGGCAAGACGCTGGTGGACAACGCGGTGCGCCGGTCGGCCTAG
- the ispH gene encoding 4-hydroxy-3-methylbut-2-enyl diphosphate reductase produces MEVYLAQPRGFCAGVVRAIEIVERALEKYGPPVYVRHEIVHNKYVVESLKNKGAIFVEELSEVPPKAVTVFSAHGVARSVEEEAAARDLPVLNATCPLVTKVHNQGKRYIARGRTLILIGHAGHPEVEGTMGQVPAPVLLVQSVEEVNALTLPADTPVAYITQTTLSVDDTKDIIAALQARFTDIQGPDIRDICYATQNRQSAVRDLSKLVDVILVVGAANSSNSNRLREIGTEAGVASYLIADGSKLNPEWLKDARTVGVTAGASAPEVLVDDVIEAMRRIGPVKVQVLPGREENIEFRLPAQLAAS; encoded by the coding sequence ATGGAAGTTTATCTAGCGCAGCCGCGCGGCTTTTGCGCAGGCGTGGTGCGTGCGATCGAGATCGTGGAACGGGCGCTGGAGAAGTACGGCCCGCCCGTCTACGTGCGCCATGAGATCGTGCACAACAAGTACGTGGTCGAGAGCCTGAAGAACAAAGGCGCAATCTTCGTCGAGGAGCTGTCCGAGGTTCCGCCGAAGGCTGTGACCGTTTTCAGCGCCCATGGCGTCGCCCGCAGCGTCGAGGAAGAGGCCGCCGCGCGGGACCTTCCGGTGCTCAATGCCACCTGCCCCCTGGTCACGAAAGTTCACAATCAGGGGAAGCGCTACATCGCCCGGGGCCGCACCCTGATCCTGATCGGGCATGCCGGCCACCCCGAGGTCGAGGGCACCATGGGCCAGGTTCCCGCCCCCGTGCTTCTGGTTCAGAGCGTTGAAGAGGTTAACGCCCTGACCCTGCCGGCAGATACGCCAGTGGCCTACATCACCCAGACCACCCTGTCGGTGGACGACACCAAGGACATTATTGCGGCCCTCCAGGCCCGCTTTACAGATATTCAAGGCCCCGATATCCGGGATATCTGCTATGCGACACAGAACCGCCAATCTGCGGTAAGGGACTTGAGCAAGCTGGTCGACGTGATCCTGGTGGTGGGCGCTGCCAACAGTTCGAACTCGAACCGGCTCCGCGAAATCGGCACTGAGGCCGGCGTCGCGAGTTATTTGATTGCCGACGGCAGCAAGCTCAATCCGGAATGGTTGAAAGATGCCAGGACCGTCGGCGTCACGGCCGGCGCTTCGGCGCCCGAGGTGCTCGTGGATGACGTGATCGAAGCGATGCGGCGGATCGGACCGGTCAAGGTCCAGGTTTTGCCGGGTCGCGAGGAAAACATCGAATTCCGGCTTCCGGCTCAATTGGCTGCGAGCTGA
- a CDS encoding anti-sigma factor family protein: protein MTCDEANILLHALLDNELDAGHAREVETHIASCPACAAEFAAQREMQRVLADTNLRYSAPAGLRSRIEASLPQPQRQPTRRSVLRGFAMGSAVSALAASGVVAVVLRQDDQQRILSEVVSAHLRSLQAGHLIDVVSTDQHTVKPWFNGKLDVAPPVIDLTAQGFTLVGGRLDYIDARAIGAVVYKRRQHVINLFVSQTTSTEHRPPKTQTMQGFNCRRWGERGLNFWAVSDIGGDELAEFVDKFEAAMKANVEG from the coding sequence ATGACCTGCGACGAAGCAAATATTCTGCTTCACGCGCTGCTCGACAACGAGCTCGATGCCGGCCACGCGCGCGAGGTCGAGACCCACATCGCCAGCTGCCCGGCCTGCGCTGCGGAATTCGCCGCACAACGCGAGATGCAGCGCGTGCTCGCCGACACCAATCTGCGCTACAGCGCGCCGGCTGGTCTGCGCAGCCGGATCGAGGCTTCGCTGCCACAGCCGCAACGCCAACCGACCCGGCGCTCCGTGCTGCGAGGCTTTGCGATGGGCTCGGCGGTCTCCGCGCTCGCCGCTTCCGGCGTCGTCGCGGTGGTGCTGCGCCAGGACGACCAGCAGCGCATCCTGTCGGAGGTCGTCTCCGCGCATCTGCGCTCGCTCCAGGCCGGCCATCTCATCGACGTGGTCTCCACCGACCAGCACACCGTCAAGCCGTGGTTCAACGGCAAGCTCGATGTCGCTCCGCCCGTGATCGATCTCACCGCGCAGGGCTTTACGCTGGTCGGCGGCCGGCTCGACTATATCGACGCCCGCGCCATCGGCGCCGTTGTCTACAAGCGCCGGCAGCACGTGATCAACCTGTTCGTATCGCAGACCACGAGCACCGAACACCGGCCGCCGAAGACCCAGACCATGCAGGGCTTCAACTGCCGCCGCTGGGGCGAGCGCGGCCTGAACTTCTGGGCCGTCAGCGATATCGGCGGCGATGAGCTCGCCGAGTTCGTCGACAAGTTCGAGGCGGCGATGAAGGCGAATGTGGAGGGATAG